In Nicotiana tabacum cultivar K326 chromosome 11, ASM71507v2, whole genome shotgun sequence, a single window of DNA contains:
- the LOC142165880 gene encoding uncharacterized protein LOC142165880, translated as MRGELENDFKLNVTRSKLKRAKVMILEKLDGSFKDEYNKLEAYGQELRLSNPGSDVAINISKDALKEGKKRFLRLYIYFQALKLGFKSGLRPLIGLDGTFLKGKFKGQLLVAMVQDSMNQFYPLAWAVVDKETSRTWSWFVDLLKRSLDLNNGAGVTFISDMQKPSQGLLDAVSTVLLDAHHRHMPIIKMLENIMIKVMERLADYEGKAMSWTDNFSPLYMKLYHDYREISHVCTLNFNGDNGYEIIEGKDKHTVNLEKKRCTCRLWNLSGIPCPHAIKALMHEKIEPVTQIHWWYSKEAYLLTYKYKIQPVRGVQF; from the exons ATGAGAGGGGAATTAGAGAATGATTTTAAGCTAAATGTGACAAGATCTAAGCTTAAAAGGGCTAAGGTGATGATCCTTGAGAAGTTAGATGGGAGTTTCAAGGATGAATATAACAAGCTTGAAGCCTATGGTCAAGAACTAAGACTATCTAATCCTGGGAGTGATGTTGCAATCAACATATCAAAGGATGCtttgaaagaaggaaaaaagaggtTCTTGAGATTGTACATATATTTCCAAGCTTTGAAGCTAGGCTTCAAAAGTGGACTGAGACCACTTATTGGTTTGGATGGTACTTTCTTGAAGGGAAAATTCAAGGGTCAGCTATTGGTGGCAATGGTACAGGATTCTATGAATCAGTTCTATCCACTTGCTTGGGCAGTGGTTGACAAGGAAACAAGCAGGACCTGGAGTTGGTTTGTTGATCTTTTGAAGAGGTCTTTGGACCTAAATAATGGGGCTGGAGTGACATTTATATCAGACATGCAAAAG CCATCACAGGGGTTATTAGATGCTGTGAGCACTGTACTACTTGATGCTCATCACAG ACATATGCCAATTATCAAGATGTTGGAGAACATAATGATCAAGGTAATGGAAAGGCTTGCAGACTATGAAGGCAAAGCTATGAGCTGGACTGACAATTTCAGTCCACTATATATGAAACTATACCATGACTATAGGGAAATATCACATGTTTGCACTTTGAACTTTAATGGAGACAATGGCTATGAAATAATAGAAGGTAAAGACAAACATACAGTGAATCTTGAGAAGAAGAGATGTACCTGTAGGTTGTGGAATTTATCTGGAATACCTTGTCCCCATGCTATTAAGGCATTGATGCATGAGAAGATTGAACCAGTGACACAAATACACTGGTGGTATAGTAAGGAGGCTTACTTGCTAACATACAAGTACAAAATTCAGCCTGTTAGAGGGGTGCAATTCTAG
- the LOC107785953 gene encoding uncharacterized protein LOC107785953 — MLKLKPLIYFPSARPHTVVTEASTVPLQLAGSPVADKNSGFFPVNSRKESPHKIFPNCRRLIHRSRSVSMESAGVNTTTSPSVVKLKVIEATPESFKEFGQVIEASLDGEEFGPRDAQLDLSRGIPRFYIMQLKDRSLGFSNITHHANVTQCLGSIGGNVWYLGVAKPSIVDPADIKGARGADIVQSRCGHFYVPPAVDEVQAFRISGPKFIKLNHGTWHAGPLFTDDKMNFYNLELNNTNVVDHTTHDFIKKNGVVFLLDD; from the exons ATGCTGAAATTGAAGCCATTGATATATTTCCCATCCGCTAGGCCACATACTGTGGTCACAGAAGCTTCAACTGTTCCTCTCCAACTCGCCGGATCTCCGGTTGCCGACAAAAATTCCGGGTTCTTTCCGGTGAATTCACGCAAAGAATCTCCTCATAAAATATTTCCCAATTGCCGTCGCTTAATCCACCGTTCTCGTTCTGTATCAATGGAATCTGCCGGTGTTAATACGACGACGTCGCCGTCCGTCGTGAAGCTGAAAGTTATAGAAGCAACGCCAGAGAGTTTTAAAGAGTTTGGTCAAGTAATTGAGGCGTCCCTTGATGGAGAAGAATTTGGACCTCGTGATGCTCAGCTTGACTTGAGCCGTGGCATTCCCAG GTTTTACATTATGCAGCTTAAAGATAGGTCGCTTGGGTTTTCTAATATAACACATCATGCGAACGTGACACAATGTCTTGGATCTATTGGAGGCAATGTTTGGTATCTTGGAGTTGCTAAGCCATCTATTGTGGATCCAGCTGATATCAAGGGCGCCAGGGGTGCTGATATTGTGCAGTCACGTTGTGGGCACTTTTATGTGCCTCCTGCTGTTGATGAAGTGCAGGCTTTCAGAATTTCAGGTCCAAAGTTTATAAAGCTGAATCATGGTACATGGCATGCTGGGCCACTATTTACAGATGATAAAATGAACTTTTACAATCTGGAGCTGAACAATACTAAT GTGGTTGATCACACAACACATGATTTCATCAAGAAAAATGGGGTGGTTTTCCTACTGGATGATTAG